In the genome of Populus nigra chromosome 19, ddPopNigr1.1, whole genome shotgun sequence, the window ACATTCGGCAGTGGAATACAGTAAGATTTACTGGGACATTTTCATTCGAGCCCGAtataagatttgtttttggagGAATATGGTAATGGGCTAGTGGCCACTATTTCCTTCATTGTTCTTAGGGGAAGAGATGCTAATTTTACATATCTGCtaatattcaattttaaatttgctCTCTAATAGAAACAGGTTGGACATTGTAGGTTTTCTTAAAATGTTAGCAttccattattttttgcttCAATAAAGAAAGTGGTTGTCCTTCCCCCCAAAGTAAAGATCCTTTAAGGTAACACATGTGTAAGCATCTTATAACTATATCTGCATTTTGTATAGAACCATTAAGGTAAAAGTATTAGTAACGACAAGTATGGCTAAATTTGTTCCTTTTTAACCTGCaagatgaaaattttagagacTGAGAAACTAGATTCTAAATCGTGTCCTTTCACTCCTGCTGTCAAGTGGCTGAGATGTCAAACTGCAATACATTCTGCTTTATTGCTTAAATACAACGTATTTGTTCTTACCTAACCTGGAGCTTACAGTTGATGAGATATAGCAAGCCTAGCTACTATTTTGCAGGAAAAAAATACATTCTGAATAATTCTGGTTCCTTTTTTTTCACAGGGGGGATTTTAACCTGAGCAATTTCGAAGATGGAGTTTTGTCCTCAGCTTTCATGGTTGGACTTCTCGTGGCTTGCCCAATATTTGCATCATTAGCAAAGAGGTAATGAGCTTCCAGTTCTTTCATCTTAACTTCTGATGAATTGCTATTGTTGCAAGTGAGTTTTTATAGACATTATGCTAGGGAGATGGATGGGGCAGAAAAGAAATAGCCATTAAAGGTTGCTAAATTTTAAACAGAAATGTGATCAGTTATAacatttaattgaaatgatAACCATAAAAATCATGTCCGTGAGTAAAATGCACGTAAGGATATGCTTTTGGTTCTAAAATGCTGATGATAGGTTCTGAATGGCAGTTAGGAAAAGCAATCATCATACCATGGGACGTACAAGTTAGGAATAGTATCCCTATTGTTCAATATTCATAAGCACCAATGCCTATGAGGCAACAATTATGCAATGTTTAACCTTTCTCATTTAATGAAGGTGTCTTCCCTGGTAGTTTTGTGTACAAGTCCAGAATGTTATATGTAGATTTCGTGAAAGAGTTGTATCAAGAAATATTGCAACAAAAGTTGTTTGTCAGGTTGTAAGTGCATGTTTCATTTAAGTTGGTAAATTTTGTTTTgccaaaaatatctttttcgTCAATTGAAGGATCTCCCAACAGTCATCTCCTTAGAACTAGATATgcataaaacacacaaaaattaGTTCCTCTAGGGCTTCAATGGGTTTGGAACTTATCATTTGTGGCACCAAAGTACCAGTTTAGCCTTTTGCTGTCAAGTACGTAGTGTGTGTAGTTCAGTTGTCTTGTTTCTTGATAAGATGTAATGGAGAAATTTCCTTGCATTTATGCAGCGCTGTTTTAATTGGCAATCACACAGAACTAAAGTAAAGAATATTtgacttctttttctctctaatAATTTTTGGCACAGAAGTTAGATTATGATTTAATTCTCATGGATTTACTTCTTGATTGAGTCCTTATGCATGCATGAAAAATTGCAGCGTCAACCCATTTAGGCTCATTGGAGTTGGATTATCAGTATGGACAATTGCAGTAGTTGGGTGtggtttttcatttaatttctggACCATTACAATTTGCCGCATGTAAGTACATTATCTATCTTGTGCTCTTCTTTGTATTGTTTCACTAAACAattaagcaatttttttttctgtccttTGGTAAGGAAATAAAGGTTTTTGCATATGTCAATAATAAGCTGTTATATGATGCACACTAGttctgattgtttttctaggctAGTCGGTGTCGGAGAGGCTTCATTTATAAGTCTGGCAGCCCCATTTATCGATGATAATGCCCCTGTTGCTAAGgttttgtttcctttcattTGATCATGCCAAATTTGTTTGAttggtgtttatttttatttgtattaatttcATCTGCTGAATTGTTATAAAAAATGTCTGAACTCGATCTGTTATACATATATGCTGGAAAACTGTGACTTTGCTAGTGTTGTCATGTCTTCTAATTTGTTTAGACGCTAGCAAGAAGTTGGTACATTGTCTTGGGTCCacttataaaatatgttttaatttttttttgccaactcattataattgaaattaactcaaaattaaGTTCAACAAGAAGTAAATATAATACCTTAATTTTAGTATACATGAGGCTGTGAAGTCAGGTCACTTTTGGCAAAGGACATGTCAAAAGCAGTGCtttgagtttttctttatttgttttcgcATGGGCacaaaattatttgttaaattatgaATTCTATGTTGATAGATTATTGATTATTCAAACTTTTATTATAATgccttcttaaaaaaattattgacgtGTGTTGTggacataaataatttttaaattatacacGTTAAGTTTATTAGGTTAGGCCCTTTAACATTTTGTGGAGGTAGTTGagtaagaaaaaatttatagtgCTCAGGGAGTAACTAGTgacattttattaattacatcCTAAGCTCATCTTGAAGAAAGAGACAGGcacaaaaaggaaagagaaaaggaaactcATGACCCATTAAAAGTGATTAGAATATCCCTACCTAAGATATCTCTATCGTGcttgtatctatttttttaaaaagtgaatcaAAGGACTAGCTAATAAGATGTCACTAGTTACTTCTTCAACACCATAAAATTTCTCGTTGAGTGGTGAATTGTGATAAAAAGTTTTTAGTGTTAgcttgtttttcaatatttaacaagtacaaaattaaaaggaattgaaattaagtttgacaaattttgattttgtacaAAAGGATTGAATGAATAGCACATTAGATCgataaatcataaattacaaaattgatGGCagtaaaaggttttttattctttggttACTTGTATTTGAGGAAaactaatctttaaaaaaattactgccTTAATATCTTATCCAAATTTTTCTACTCATATTGtttcactaaaaatatattttattgaatatttattattattattattaggtttcaatttacttgtaattgtgacatatttatatatttctttcaatattttattgtatcAAATTTAAACCCAAACTCAAAATAAGTAGTTCAATATATTTGGATTGTAAAATAGAATTTCAATATAATTACTTGTAAGTGAAAAGGGGGAAAAAtcgaaataaatatttttttataaggttttatTAGGcaaattatgaataaaaataattttggaaaattagaaaaaaatgaataaaacaaaaaaagggctAGCCAGGGAACCAAATCCTTGCACTTAGGCGTGGTCCCTCATACCCagttttcttgatgttttttccATCTAAACACCTCAAAAACATTCTAGCAACCTCTACGAAGTCATTTTCACCCTAAACAGCTCACGAAAAACCCATAAATAAAccagatcaaattaaaaacataattatttatccAGCTTCCAATCTTTTCTTTCCGGACTTAACACCACCTTCAACAAATACCCTCATCAAACTGAATACATTTGACGCCAAGATTATCAGATCCCATGTCCAAAATTGGTTCTCTCGTCTATCtcctcccctctctctctctcaaccaaTGAAGCCAGGGAGCAAAACgtgatgcaaataaaatataggGATTGGAACATAAAAGACTCAAAAAATATTGGGACTGGAATGAAAATAACACTTTAAACTAACGTTTAAATATCCTCTCGCAACAGTGGAAGtgggttttgttttattgttatgtatgatgtataatatatttcttttttgtgcTCTTATGATTCATCAAGTTTCATCTGCTCTAACCCTGTTGTTTGTGTCAGAAAACCTTATGGCTTGGAATATTTTACATGTGTATACCAACTGGATATGCTCTTGGCTATGTATATGGTGGATTGGTAAGCTTATTATACGATTGTCAAGGTCCTTTTCGTCAAAGAAAATCTTGCTTACATATgtagaataatattataattactgTCTGAGAAAGGACCAGCTCttagtatatttaaaaaatttacagcaTATGTCATCTCCTTTAGAACTGTCAACACTTGCAGTTACTAAATAACATTTGtcttttattcttaaatagATTGGTGGTCATTTCAATTGGCGCTTCGCTTTCTATGGAGAGGCAATTTTGATGCTTCCATTTGctgttttaggttttgttatgAAACCTTTGCAGTTGAAAGGTGAAAGTTTGTTACATCTTGGTTTTTTGAGCTAAAGACAATTCCAGCTGTTCCTAAACAATTACTGATACAGGTTTTGCTCCTGCTGAATCTAAAAAAGCTCTGACATCCATAGAGACTGCTGCCTTGGAAGTTCAAGGTGCTGTGTGTAATGATAATATGGAATctcattattttgtaaaatctaTATGTTCTCTAATTATGAATAGATGAATAAATAAGTCAAAATTTGAAGAGAAGCCATCTCATCTGCTCACTTCCACTTGATTCCTTGAACTCTCACATGAAAATAGTGAATCTAATGAAATACAATTGAATGAGGTTTCTGAATACTTGCTCGAGATCGACAACCATGGATTCAGAAAGGAAGAACAGAATAGATGAAAATCTGTCCAGTGATGTTCAAAAGGGAATAATAGGATGTATGGAAATTTCTAAGTTTTGTATCCCCTTAGGCATCCAAGTACAGCCGTATACTTGACTATCTAAAGTTGCATGGCAGAAGTTTGAGAGGACTGATATATCGTTATTTCTTTTTGAAGGCCTTttcttttggaatttttttactACAGTCAACTTACTGTTATATGAAGTTTGCTACATCAGCAAAATGTGCCTCTGTATTCTGTTATTTAGtttcctataaataaaagatttttttctcgTTTTCCATTGACTGGGTTTACATGCTGAACACAGATGCGGGCATTTCTGTTGTCAAAGGCTCAATGAAATCTTCCAAGTGAGCTTAATTGTCCTTAGCTTATGACATGTGTTGTATAGATAGCATATTGTAATAGATATATTGCTTATGTTTTCGATTTAAATTTGGTTATACACCATTATGCGCGTGCATGCACACTCAGAGTTGGGATATGTTGGTGATTTATTGGATTTAAATTTGTTGCAGGTCAAATTGTGCATTCATTGATTTGAAGCAATTCTCTAGATTCATGATAGACATGAAAGTGCTTTTGCTTGAGAAGGTTTATGTAGTGAATGTTTTAGGTACTTTTTCTCACACTACTTTATGTTAACCACCAACATTTCAGCTTGTCTTTTCTTTACGCAGACCACAATATCAAGGTTAAAACTAATTTCATGTGCTCTTAGCTGTCTTTTCTGGTCTTATTTAGTTCAATGATTGCCTTGATAATCCAACTGTCACCTAGTTTCTGGAATTTTCTCTTTATGAGTGTTTTCCAGAACATCTGCAATTTTACCATCTCTGAAATCATGCTGCTTTGCTACATCTCTGCAAACTGATTTCCTGAACTGTACCTGACTTTTTTGTTAGGTTACATAGCATACAATTTCGTCATTGGTGCATATTCATATTGGGGGCCTAAAGCGGGTTATAACATTTATAATATGGTAAGCTCCAGATTTGATGTGGCTATGACACCAAGTATAAAAGCAATGATAGCACTTACCAATgccttaaattctttttttccttcaatcttGCATTACCTTCATAGTAAAGGCTTTTGAAACTAAACTATCAGAAAAAGTTGAGAGTGAGAGTTATAATCTATTCTATTTGAAATCATGGTCTTTTTGCAGAGCAATGCAGATATGATATTTGGAGGGGTTACCATAGTCTGTGGTATAGTTGGCACAATAGGAGGGGGTTATGTTCTGGATTTCATCAATTCCACAATTTCCAATGCTTTTAAGGTATGTATTCTTGCGTATAAAAGGAATTTTCTAAGATTAGAGCCTTGGGCAATTTTCTTACAACTTGAGCTGCTATGCTGAAAATTATGGAATATTCACTGTTTTGTCTTATTATAAAGAAGCTTAAACTAAATATGGTGTCACTGTATCTAAGCCCCTACAACAACTTCGTTTTAGgctttttttgctttgaaacgAAGATATTTTGCCAAaaattttaagtgattttttggAAATCATCTACTTGTTTTTGAACTTCAATCATAAGTTAAAAGATTGTATGAAATGGTCCCTGAACTTA includes:
- the LOC133680462 gene encoding probable sphingolipid transporter spinster homolog 2 isoform X1; the encoded protein is MAQEDEVKGAKVSSEENPNPSTVVIEMARSSTALSPPAPSWFTPKRLLVIFCVINLINYVDRGAIASNGVNGSRRTCSKSGTCTFGSGIQGDFNLSNFEDGVLSSAFMVGLLVACPIFASLAKSVNPFRLIGVGLSVWTIAVVGCGFSFNFWTITICRISDCFSRLVGVGEASFISLAAPFIDDNAPVAKKTLWLGIFYMCIPTGYALGYVYGGLIGGHFNWRFAFYGEAILMLPFAVLGFVMKPLQLKGFAPAESKKALTSIETAALEVQDAGISVVKGSMKSSKSNCAFIDLKQFSRFMIDMKVLLLEKVYVVNVLGYIAYNFVIGAYSYWGPKAGYNIYNMSNADMIFGGVTIVCGIVGTIGGGYVLDFINSTISNAFKLLSAVTFVGAIFCFSAFCFKNMYAFLAFFAIGELLVFATQAPVNYVCLHCVKPSLRPISMAMSTVAIHIFGDVPSSPLVGVLQDHIDNWRKTALILTSILFPAAVIWFIGIFLHGVDRFDEESEHPQVTTADRSNTMPLLDGKAAGAAETLAEP
- the LOC133680462 gene encoding probable sphingolipid transporter spinster homolog 2 isoform X2 — protein: MAQEDEVKGAKVSSEENPNPSTVVIEMARSSTALSPPAPSWFTPKRLLVIFCVINLINYVDRGAIASNGVNGSRRTCSKSGTCTFGSGIQGDFNLSNFEDGVLSSAFMVGLLVACPIFASLAKSVNPFRLIGVGLSVWTIAVVGCGFSFNFWTITICRMLVGVGEASFISLAAPFIDDNAPVAKKTLWLGIFYMCIPTGYALGYVYGGLIGGHFNWRFAFYGEAILMLPFAVLGFVMKPLQLKGFAPAESKKALTSIETAALEVQDAGISVVKGSMKSSKSNCAFIDLKQFSRFMIDMKVLLLEKVYVVNVLGYIAYNFVIGAYSYWGPKAGYNIYNMSNADMIFGGVTIVCGIVGTIGGGYVLDFINSTISNAFKLLSAVTFVGAIFCFSAFCFKNMYAFLAFFAIGELLVFATQAPVNYVCLHCVKPSLRPISMAMSTVAIHIFGDVPSSPLVGVLQDHIDNWRKTALILTSILFPAAVIWFIGIFLHGVDRFDEESEHPQVTTADRSNTMPLLDGKAAGAAETLAEP